The following coding sequences lie in one Klebsiella huaxiensis genomic window:
- the yfcE gene encoding phosphodiesterase, producing the protein MKLMFASDIHGSLPATERVLELFAQSGAQWLVILGDVLNHGPRNALPDGYAPDQVAEKLNSVAERVIAVRGNCDSEVDQMLLHFPITAPWQQVLSERTRLFLTHGHLYSPDNLPPLAAGDVLAYGHTHIPVAEKRGDIFLFNPGSVSIPKGGFAASYGLLNEGQLQVLALDDHQVIAEVAIYP; encoded by the coding sequence ATGAAGCTGATGTTTGCATCGGATATCCACGGCTCGCTGCCCGCAACTGAACGCGTTCTTGAACTGTTCGCGCAAAGTGGGGCGCAGTGGCTGGTTATCCTCGGCGATGTGCTCAATCACGGGCCGCGTAACGCCCTTCCTGACGGTTATGCCCCCGACCAGGTTGCGGAGAAGCTGAATAGCGTAGCAGAGCGAGTGATTGCCGTACGCGGTAATTGTGACAGCGAAGTCGATCAGATGCTGCTCCATTTCCCCATTACTGCTCCCTGGCAGCAGGTATTAAGCGAGCGAACTCGCCTGTTTTTGACCCACGGGCATCTGTATAGCCCCGATAATTTGCCTCCGCTCGCCGCTGGCGATGTGCTGGCTTATGGTCATACTCATATTCCGGTTGCAGAGAAACGCGGCGATATTTTTCTCTTCAACCCCGGCTCGGTCAGCATCCCCAAAGGGGGATTTGCGGCCAGCTACGGGCTGCTGAACGAGGGTCAATTGCAGGTTTTAGCACTCGATGATCATCAGGTTATTGCAGAGGTCGCAATTTACCCGTAA
- the yfcD gene encoding NUDIX hydrolase YfcD codes for MAEQNHLASTEWVDIVNENNEVIAQSSREQMRAECLRHRATYIVVHDGMGKILVQRRTETKDFHPGMLDATAGGVVQADEQMLESARREAEEELGIAGVPFADHGQFYYEDKHCRVWGGLFSCVSHGPFALQEEEVSEVCWLTPVEITARCDEFTPDSLKALALWMTRNANNESSKAEKQEEAE; via the coding sequence ATGGCGGAACAGAATCATTTGGCAAGCACAGAATGGGTCGATATTGTTAATGAAAACAACGAGGTGATAGCACAATCCAGCCGCGAGCAAATGCGTGCGGAATGTCTGCGTCATCGGGCGACCTACATTGTTGTTCATGATGGGATGGGCAAAATCCTCGTGCAGCGCCGTACCGAAACTAAGGATTTCCATCCGGGAATGCTGGATGCCACCGCTGGCGGCGTGGTGCAGGCGGATGAGCAAATGCTGGAGTCAGCGCGCCGCGAAGCGGAAGAGGAACTCGGCATCGCCGGTGTACCCTTTGCCGACCACGGACAGTTCTACTACGAAGATAAACACTGCCGAGTCTGGGGTGGCCTGTTTAGCTGCGTATCGCACGGACCTTTCGCCCTGCAAGAAGAGGAAGTGAGTGAAGTGTGCTGGCTGACGCCGGTGGAGATCACCGCACGCTGCGACGAGTTCACGCCGGATTCATTGAAAGCGCTGGCTCTATGGATGACCCGTAATGCTAATAATGAGTCATCGAAAGCTGAAAAACAGGAAGAGGCGGAGTAG
- a CDS encoding LacI family DNA-binding transcriptional regulator — translation MSLTRKRRSTGKVTIADVAQLAGVGTMTVSRALRTPEQVSDKLREKIEAAVQELGYMPNLAASALASASSRTIAMVVPNLAESGCSAMFAGLQQVLQPAGYQIMLAESQHRLEQEEKLLETLLASNIAAAILLSVEHSDTVRHWLKNASIPVMEMGAMRADPLDMNIGIDNVAAMFELTEMLIHRGYQNIGLLCANQEQWIFQQHLQGWYKAMLRHHMSPNRVINAALPPNFSTGASQLPEFLLAWPELDALVCVSDELACGALYECQRRRIKVPDDLAVVGFGDSDVSRVCQPPLTTMAVPHHKIGIEAGRALLERLNEGSWSDRKPITSSLCLRDSC, via the coding sequence ATGTCTCTAACCCGAAAACGGCGTAGTACCGGCAAAGTGACGATCGCCGATGTTGCTCAGCTTGCTGGTGTGGGCACGATGACCGTTTCCCGTGCTCTGCGCACGCCGGAGCAGGTTTCCGATAAACTGCGTGAAAAAATTGAAGCGGCAGTGCAGGAACTGGGATATATGCCCAACCTTGCCGCCAGCGCGCTGGCTTCAGCCTCTTCAAGAACAATAGCGATGGTGGTGCCAAATCTTGCTGAGTCGGGATGTTCAGCAATGTTTGCCGGACTTCAGCAAGTCTTACAGCCGGCAGGCTATCAAATCATGCTGGCGGAATCACAGCACCGGCTGGAGCAGGAAGAGAAACTGCTGGAAACCCTGTTGGCTTCCAATATCGCCGCCGCCATCCTGCTTAGCGTTGAACATAGCGATACCGTACGTCACTGGCTGAAGAATGCCTCAATTCCGGTGATGGAAATGGGTGCGATGCGCGCCGACCCCCTCGACATGAATATCGGTATTGATAACGTCGCAGCGATGTTCGAACTCACGGAGATGCTCATCCACCGCGGCTACCAGAATATTGGTCTATTGTGCGCCAACCAGGAGCAGTGGATTTTTCAGCAGCATTTGCAAGGGTGGTATAAAGCGATGCTGCGCCACCATATGTCGCCCAATCGGGTGATTAACGCCGCCCTGCCGCCTAATTTTTCCACCGGCGCTTCACAACTGCCTGAGTTTTTACTGGCCTGGCCGGAACTGGATGCGCTGGTTTGCGTTTCCGATGAACTGGCATGCGGCGCACTGTATGAATGCCAGCGTCGGCGTATTAAAGTTCCTGATGATTTGGCCGTCGTTGGCTTTGGAGATAGCGATGTCAGTCGTGTTTGCCAACCGCCGTTAACCACGATGGCGGTGCCGCACCACAAGATTGGCATTGAAGCCGGGCGTGCGCTGCTGGAGCGCCTGAATGAGGGGAGCTGGAGCGACAGAAAGCCCATCACCTCCAGCTTATGCCTGCGGGATAGCTGTTAG
- a CDS encoding PTS sugar transporter subunit IIA, whose product MLKTWISDATITLQQEVETWPQALDICARPLLESGVIAPEYVTAIVEQHHKLGPYYVLAPGLAMPHARPEEGAKGLGLSLLKLEQGVSFGSEEFDPVDIIIMLAAPDKHSHIEMISALAELFSSDEDMEKLHQAKTLEDIKKIIARF is encoded by the coding sequence ATGCTTAAAACATGGATCTCTGATGCAACCATTACGCTCCAGCAGGAAGTAGAAACCTGGCCGCAGGCGCTGGATATCTGCGCCAGGCCGTTGCTTGAATCCGGCGTTATCGCGCCTGAGTATGTGACGGCGATCGTTGAGCAACACCATAAACTGGGGCCGTATTATGTGCTGGCTCCGGGGTTGGCAATGCCGCATGCGCGGCCGGAAGAGGGGGCGAAAGGCTTAGGTTTATCGCTGCTGAAGCTGGAACAGGGAGTGTCATTTGGTTCTGAAGAGTTCGACCCGGTTGATATTATTATTATGCTTGCGGCACCGGATAAGCACAGCCACATCGAAATGATCTCCGCGCTAGCGGAATTATTTTCCAGTGATGAAGATATGGAAAAATTACATCAGGCGAAAACCCTGGAGGACATAAAAAAAATAATTGCACGATTCTGA
- a CDS encoding PTS sugar transporter subunit IIB, producing the protein MKIMAICGSGLGSSFMVEMNIKKVLKKLEIEAEVEHSDLSSATPGAADLFVMAKDIAASASVPESQLVVITNIIDINELEAQLRAWFAKQ; encoded by the coding sequence ATGAAAATCATGGCAATTTGCGGTTCAGGCCTGGGCAGTAGTTTTATGGTTGAGATGAATATTAAAAAAGTGCTTAAAAAACTTGAAATAGAAGCTGAAGTGGAGCACTCCGATCTCTCATCGGCAACGCCGGGCGCGGCAGATTTATTTGTGATGGCAAAAGATATTGCCGCCAGCGCCAGCGTGCCGGAAAGCCAGCTGGTGGTGATCACCAACATCATTGACATTAATGAACTCGAAGCGCAGCTGCGCGCGTGGTTCGCCAAACAATAA
- a CDS encoding PTS ascorbate transporter subunit IIC translates to MFILETLNFVVDILKVPSVLVGLIALIGLVAQKKSFSDVVKGTIKTILGFIVLGGGATVLVGSLNPLGGMFEHAFNIQGIIPNNEAIVSIALEKYGASTALIMAFGMVANILVARFTRLKYIFLTGHHTFYMACMIGVILTVAGFEGVGLVFTGSLILGLVMAFFPALAQRYMKRITGTDDIAFGHFGTLGYVLSGWIGSVCGKGSRSTEEMNLPKNLSFLRDSSISISLTMMIIYLIMAVSAGREYVESTYSGGQNYLVYAIIMAITFAAGVFIILQGVRLILAEIVPAFTGFSEKLVPNARPALDCPVVYPYAPNAVLIGFLFSFLGGLVGLFLCGQFKWVLILPGVVPHFFTGATAGVFGNATGGRRGAMIGAFANGLLITFLPVLLLPVLGAIGFANTTFSDADFGAVGIVLGNLARYLSPFAITGLVVALFALLVVYNVFAKKKSAGGGAQENSGAKS, encoded by the coding sequence ATGTTTATCCTTGAAACGCTGAATTTTGTTGTTGATATTCTCAAAGTACCCTCTGTTCTGGTCGGGTTAATTGCGCTAATTGGTCTGGTAGCGCAAAAGAAATCTTTTTCCGATGTCGTGAAAGGAACGATAAAAACTATTCTGGGCTTTATCGTTCTGGGTGGTGGTGCGACGGTATTAGTTGGCTCGCTTAATCCGCTAGGGGGAATGTTTGAACACGCCTTTAATATTCAGGGGATTATTCCTAATAATGAGGCGATTGTTTCTATTGCGCTGGAAAAATATGGTGCATCAACTGCCCTTATTATGGCATTTGGTATGGTAGCGAATATTCTGGTTGCCCGCTTTACGCGTCTGAAATACATCTTCCTGACGGGGCATCACACCTTCTATATGGCCTGTATGATCGGCGTGATCCTCACCGTGGCGGGCTTCGAAGGCGTCGGGCTCGTGTTTACCGGCTCGCTGATTCTCGGACTGGTGATGGCGTTCTTCCCGGCGCTGGCGCAGCGCTATATGAAGCGGATTACCGGTACCGATGATATTGCCTTCGGCCATTTTGGCACGCTGGGCTATGTGCTCTCAGGCTGGATTGGTAGCGTCTGCGGTAAAGGTTCGCGTTCGACCGAAGAGATGAACCTGCCGAAGAACCTGAGCTTCCTGCGCGACAGCTCCATCTCCATTTCACTGACCATGATGATTATCTACCTGATTATGGCGGTAAGCGCGGGGCGTGAGTATGTTGAAAGCACCTACAGCGGCGGTCAGAACTACCTGGTATACGCCATCATTATGGCGATTACCTTCGCGGCCGGGGTGTTCATCATCCTGCAAGGCGTACGCCTGATCCTGGCGGAAATCGTCCCGGCGTTTACCGGTTTTTCGGAAAAACTGGTGCCAAACGCCCGTCCGGCACTGGACTGCCCGGTGGTTTATCCCTATGCCCCGAACGCTGTGTTGATCGGCTTTCTGTTTAGTTTCCTCGGTGGTCTGGTCGGGCTGTTCCTCTGTGGTCAGTTTAAGTGGGTGCTGATTCTGCCGGGTGTAGTACCGCACTTCTTTACCGGTGCAACTGCCGGGGTGTTCGGCAATGCTACCGGAGGTCGTCGTGGAGCAATGATCGGTGCTTTTGCCAACGGTCTGCTGATCACCTTCCTGCCGGTGCTGTTGCTGCCAGTGCTGGGGGCGATTGGTTTTGCCAACACTACCTTCTCGGATGCTGACTTCGGCGCCGTTGGTATCGTGCTGGGCAACCTGGCGCGCTATCTGTCACCGTTTGCTATCACTGGTCTTGTTGTGGCGTTGTTCGCTCTGTTGGTGGTGTACAACGTGTTTGCGAAAAAGAAATCTGCGGGCGGCGGCGCGCAGGAGAACAGCGGAGCTAAATCATGA
- a CDS encoding transketolase: MNVQEVTKLARDIRVATLKSLTDLGFGHYGGSMSVVETLAVLYGAVMKIDPADPDWPERDYFVLSKGHAGPALYSTLAIKGYFPMEELSTLNQNGTRLPSHPDRLKTRGVDATTGSLGQGISIAGGMALSHKLAGRANRVFCIVGDGELNEGQCWEAFQFIAHHRLNNLTVFVDWNKLQLDGKLDEIIRAFNLEDKFRAFGFDVVTVKGDDIPGLLAAVQPVLPADARPRVVILDSVKGQGVPYLEKLSNNHHLRLTAEMKETLNETIRQLEAEHD; encoded by the coding sequence ATGAATGTGCAAGAAGTGACCAAACTGGCGCGTGATATTCGCGTGGCAACCCTTAAATCGCTAACGGATCTTGGTTTTGGCCATTACGGCGGCAGCATGTCGGTGGTGGAAACGCTGGCAGTACTGTACGGTGCGGTGATGAAAATCGACCCCGCTGACCCTGACTGGCCCGAGCGTGACTACTTTGTGTTATCGAAAGGTCATGCTGGCCCGGCGCTCTACAGTACATTAGCGATTAAGGGGTACTTCCCCATGGAAGAACTCAGTACGCTCAACCAGAACGGTACGCGGCTGCCAAGTCATCCCGATCGATTAAAAACGCGCGGCGTGGATGCCACGACGGGGTCACTGGGGCAGGGGATCTCAATCGCCGGGGGGATGGCGCTGTCGCATAAGCTCGCGGGGCGGGCGAATCGCGTATTCTGCATCGTCGGCGATGGCGAGCTGAATGAAGGCCAGTGCTGGGAAGCATTCCAGTTTATTGCCCACCACCGTTTGAATAACCTGACCGTGTTTGTTGACTGGAACAAGCTCCAGCTTGACGGCAAGTTGGACGAAATTATCCGCGCTTTTAATCTGGAAGATAAATTCCGCGCCTTTGGTTTTGATGTCGTTACTGTCAAAGGTGATGATATCCCCGGGCTGCTGGCGGCGGTACAGCCTGTTCTGCCAGCCGATGCGCGTCCACGTGTGGTGATCCTTGATAGCGTTAAGGGACAGGGGGTTCCGTATCTCGAAAAGCTCAGTAATAACCATCACTTACGCCTGACTGCGGAGATGAAAGAGACGCTAAACGAGACTATTCGCCAACTGGAGGCCGAACATGATTAA
- a CDS encoding transketolase family protein, producing MIKVAPAGQKDAMEMRKVYAGFVAQQIEAGSSIIALEADLMSSMAMDGVAREYPQHVINCGIMEANVIGTAAGLSLTGRKPFVHTFTAFASRRCFDQLFMSLDYQRNNVKVIASDAGITACHNGGTHMSFEDMGIVRGLAHSVVLEVTDAVMFDDVLRQLIDLEGFYWVRTIRKQAPSVYAPGSTFTIGKGNVLREGDDITLIANGIMVAEALEAARQLEQEGVSAAVIDMFTLKPIDRMLVKNYAEKTGRIVTCENHSIHNGLGSAVAEVLVETCPVPMRRVGVKERYGQVGTQDFLQKEYGLTAHDIVSAARELL from the coding sequence ATGATTAAGGTTGCACCCGCAGGACAAAAAGACGCCATGGAGATGCGCAAAGTCTATGCCGGATTTGTCGCGCAGCAGATTGAAGCCGGTAGCTCAATTATCGCGCTGGAAGCGGATCTGATGAGCTCCATGGCGATGGACGGCGTAGCGCGGGAATACCCCCAGCACGTTATCAACTGCGGCATTATGGAAGCCAACGTGATTGGCACTGCCGCCGGACTATCGTTAACCGGGCGCAAGCCGTTCGTGCACACCTTTACCGCTTTTGCCAGCCGCCGCTGCTTTGACCAGCTGTTTATGTCGCTGGATTATCAGCGTAATAACGTCAAAGTAATCGCCTCGGATGCTGGTATTACCGCCTGCCATAATGGCGGAACCCATATGTCTTTTGAGGATATGGGCATTGTGCGTGGCCTGGCGCACTCGGTGGTGCTGGAAGTGACCGATGCGGTGATGTTTGATGATGTACTGCGCCAGCTTATAGACCTTGAGGGTTTCTACTGGGTACGTACGATTCGCAAGCAGGCACCAAGCGTGTACGCGCCGGGTTCAACGTTTACCATCGGCAAAGGTAACGTCCTGCGCGAGGGTGATGACATCACGCTGATCGCCAACGGTATCATGGTGGCGGAAGCACTGGAGGCGGCGCGTCAGCTTGAACAAGAAGGAGTCAGCGCGGCGGTCATTGATATGTTTACCCTGAAACCTATCGACCGCATGCTGGTAAAAAACTATGCCGAAAAAACCGGGCGCATTGTGACCTGCGAAAACCACAGTATCCACAACGGGCTTGGCTCTGCGGTGGCGGAAGTGCTGGTGGAGACCTGTCCAGTGCCGATGCGCCGCGTGGGGGTGAAAGAGCGCTACGGTCAGGTGGGAACTCAGGATTTCTTGCAGAAGGAATATGGGTTGACGGCGCATGATATTGTCTCGGCGGCGCGAGAGCTGCTGTAA
- the pta gene encoding phosphate acetyltransferase: MSRTIMLIPTGTSVGLTSVSLGVIRAMERKGVRLSVFKPIAQPRAGGDAPDQTTTIIRANSDLPAAEPLKMSHVESLLSSNQKDVLMEEIIANYHANAQDAEVVLVEGLVPTRKHQFAQSLNYEIAKTLNAEIVFVMSQGTDTPEQLKERFELTRSSFGGAKNTNITGVIVNKLNAPVDEQGRTRPDLSEIFDDSSKAKVVKIDPAQLQNGSSLPVLGAVPWSFDLIATRAIDMAHHLNATIINEGDIKTRRVKSVTFCARSIPHMLEHFRAGSLLVTSADRPDVLVAACLAAMNGVEIGAILLTGAYEMDPRVSKLCERAFATGLPVFMVNTNTWQTSLSLQSFNLEVPVDDHERIEKVQEYVANYINADWIESLTATSERSRRLSPPAFRYQLTELARKAGKRVVLPEGNEPRTVKAAAICAERGIATCVLLGNPDEITRVAASQGVELGAGIEIVDPEVVRESYVARLVELRKSKGMTEAVAREQLEDNVVLGTLMLEQDEVDGLVSGAVHTTANTIRPPLQLIKTAPGSSLVSSVFFMLLPEQVYVYGDCAINPDPTAEQLAEIAIQSADSAIAFGIEPRVAMLSYSTGTSGAGSDVEKVREATRLAQEKRPDLMIDGPLQYDAAVMADVAKSKAPNSPVAGRATVFIFPDLNTGNTTYKAVQRSADLISIGPMLQGMRKPVNDLSRGALVDDIVYTIALTAIQSSQQQA; encoded by the coding sequence GTGTCCCGTACAATCATGTTGATCCCTACCGGAACCAGCGTAGGCCTGACCAGCGTCAGCCTCGGCGTTATCCGTGCTATGGAACGTAAAGGCGTTCGTCTGAGCGTCTTTAAACCTATCGCTCAACCGCGCGCCGGTGGCGATGCGCCAGACCAGACGACCACCATCATTCGCGCGAACTCCGACCTTCCGGCCGCAGAACCGTTGAAAATGAGCCACGTCGAGTCGCTGCTCTCCAGCAACCAGAAAGACGTGCTGATGGAAGAGATCATCGCCAACTACCACGCCAACGCTCAGGATGCTGAAGTGGTGCTGGTTGAAGGTCTGGTCCCGACCCGCAAACACCAGTTTGCCCAGTCCCTGAACTATGAAATCGCGAAAACGCTGAACGCGGAAATCGTCTTTGTGATGTCCCAGGGCACAGATACCCCGGAACAGCTGAAAGAGCGTTTTGAGCTGACTCGCAGCAGCTTCGGCGGCGCGAAAAACACCAACATCACCGGTGTTATCGTCAACAAGCTGAACGCTCCGGTTGATGAACAGGGTCGTACTCGCCCTGATCTGTCCGAAATCTTCGACGACTCTTCCAAAGCGAAAGTCGTGAAGATCGACCCGGCTCAGCTGCAGAACGGTAGTTCATTACCGGTTCTGGGCGCGGTACCGTGGAGCTTCGATCTGATTGCTACTCGTGCGATTGATATGGCGCATCACCTGAACGCCACCATCATCAACGAAGGCGACATCAAAACCCGTCGCGTGAAGTCCGTCACCTTCTGTGCTCGTAGCATCCCGCACATGCTGGAACACTTCCGCGCAGGCTCTCTGCTGGTCACTTCCGCAGACCGTCCTGACGTGCTGGTCGCCGCCTGCCTGGCAGCGATGAACGGCGTAGAAATCGGTGCCATTCTGCTGACCGGGGCCTATGAAATGGACCCGCGCGTAAGCAAACTGTGCGAACGCGCATTTGCGACCGGCCTGCCGGTATTTATGGTTAACACCAACACCTGGCAGACCTCTCTGAGCCTGCAGAGCTTCAACCTGGAAGTTCCGGTTGACGATCACGAGCGCATCGAGAAAGTTCAGGAATACGTTGCTAACTATATCAACGCCGACTGGATTGAATCCCTGACCGCAACTTCCGAGCGCAGCCGTCGTCTCTCTCCGCCAGCTTTCCGCTATCAGCTCACCGAGCTGGCGCGTAAAGCAGGCAAGCGAGTAGTTCTGCCGGAAGGTAACGAACCGCGTACCGTTAAAGCGGCGGCTATCTGTGCCGAACGCGGTATTGCGACCTGCGTACTGCTGGGTAACCCGGATGAAATCACCCGCGTTGCCGCCTCTCAGGGCGTAGAGCTGGGTGCTGGTATCGAAATCGTTGACCCAGAAGTCGTTCGCGAAAGCTACGTTGCCCGCCTGGTTGAGCTGCGTAAGAGCAAAGGCATGACCGAAGCCGTTGCCCGTGAGCAACTGGAAGACAACGTGGTTCTCGGCACGCTGATGCTGGAACAAGACGAAGTCGACGGCCTGGTTTCCGGCGCGGTACATACCACAGCTAACACCATCCGTCCGCCGCTGCAGCTGATCAAAACTGCGCCGGGTAGCTCCCTGGTCTCCTCCGTATTCTTCATGCTGCTGCCGGAACAGGTTTATGTTTATGGTGACTGCGCGATCAACCCGGATCCGACCGCTGAACAGCTCGCTGAAATCGCTATCCAGTCTGCAGACTCCGCAATTGCCTTCGGTATCGAACCGCGCGTTGCGATGCTCTCCTACTCCACCGGCACCTCTGGTGCAGGCAGCGATGTAGAGAAAGTACGCGAAGCGACTCGCCTGGCGCAGGAAAAACGTCCTGACCTGATGATCGACGGCCCGCTGCAGTATGACGCCGCAGTAATGGCTGACGTTGCGAAATCCAAAGCGCCGAACTCTCCGGTTGCCGGTCGCGCTACCGTGTTCATCTTCCCTGACCTGAACACCGGTAACACCACCTACAAAGCCGTACAGCGTTCTGCCGACCTGATCTCCATCGGGCCGATGCTACAGGGTATGCGTAAGCCGGTGAACGACCTGTCCCGTGGCGCGCTGGTAGACGATATCGTTTATACCATCGCTCTGACCGCGATTCAGTCGTCCCAGCAGCAAGCATAA
- the ackA gene encoding acetate kinase: MSSKLVLVLNCGSSSLKFAILDAVNGDEYLSGLAECFHLPEARIKWKMDGSKQEADLGAGAAHSEALNFIVNTILAQKPELSAQLTAIGHRIVHGGEKYTSSVVIDDSVIQGIKDSASFAPLHNPAHLIGIAEALKSFPHLKDKNVAVFDTAFHQTMPEESYLYALPYSLYKEHGVRRYGAHGTSHFYVTQEAAKVLNKPVEELNIITCHLGNGGSVSAIRNGKCVDTSMGLTPLEGLVMGTRSGDIDPAIIFHLHDALGMSVDAINKMLTKESGLLGLTEVTSDCRYVEDNYKEKADAKRAMDVYCHRLAKYIGSYTALMDGRLDAVVFTGGIGENAAMVRELSLGKLGVLGFEVDHERNLAARFGKSGFINKEGTRPAVVIPTNEELVIAQDANRLTA, translated from the coding sequence ATGTCGAGTAAGTTAGTACTGGTTCTGAACTGCGGTAGCTCCTCACTGAAATTTGCTATCCTTGATGCCGTCAACGGTGACGAATATCTGTCCGGTTTAGCCGAATGTTTCCATCTTCCTGAAGCACGTATCAAATGGAAAATGGATGGCAGCAAACAAGAAGCCGATTTAGGCGCAGGCGCTGCTCACAGTGAAGCTCTTAACTTTATCGTTAACACTATTCTGGCACAAAAACCAGAACTGTCTGCTCAGTTGACCGCAATCGGCCATCGCATCGTTCACGGTGGTGAAAAATACACCAGCTCCGTAGTAATCGATGACTCTGTCATTCAGGGAATCAAAGACTCCGCGTCTTTCGCTCCGCTGCACAACCCGGCTCACCTGATCGGTATCGCAGAAGCGCTGAAATCCTTCCCGCACCTGAAAGACAAGAACGTTGCCGTGTTCGACACCGCGTTCCATCAGACCATGCCGGAAGAGTCTTACCTCTATGCCCTGCCGTACAGCCTGTACAAAGAACACGGCGTACGTCGCTACGGCGCGCACGGCACCAGCCACTTCTATGTGACTCAGGAAGCCGCTAAAGTTCTGAACAAACCGGTTGAAGAGCTGAACATCATCACCTGCCATCTGGGCAACGGTGGCTCTGTTTCTGCTATCCGCAACGGTAAATGCGTTGACACCTCCATGGGTCTGACCCCGCTGGAAGGCCTGGTTATGGGTACTCGCTCTGGCGATATCGACCCGGCAATCATTTTCCATCTGCACGATGCCCTGGGCATGAGCGTAGACGCCATCAACAAAATGCTGACTAAAGAGTCTGGTCTGCTCGGCCTGACCGAAGTGACCAGCGACTGCCGCTACGTTGAAGACAACTACAAAGAAAAAGCAGATGCTAAACGTGCAATGGATGTTTACTGCCATCGCCTGGCAAAATACATCGGTTCCTATACCGCGCTGATGGACGGTCGTCTGGACGCTGTTGTGTTCACCGGTGGTATCGGTGAGAACGCGGCAATGGTCCGCGAATTGTCCCTGGGCAAACTGGGCGTACTGGGCTTCGAAGTTGATCACGAACGTAACCTGGCTGCCCGTTTTGGCAAGTCCGGCTTCATCAACAAAGAAGGCACCCGCCCGGCTGTCGTCATTCCGACCAACGAAGAGCTGGTCATCGCGCAAGACGCCAACCGTCTGACCGCCTGA
- the yfbV gene encoding terminus macrodomain insulation protein YfbV, which yields MSSPENRPVSFFGLFRHGQHYAKTWPLDKRLAPVFIENRIIRATRYAIRIMPPVAIFTLCWQIALGGQLGPAVATALFALSLPMQGLWWLGKRSVTPLPPSVLNWFYEVRGKLQEAGQALAPVDGKPDYQALADTLKRAFKQLDKTFLDDL from the coding sequence ATGTCCAGTCCCGAGAATCGCCCCGTTAGCTTTTTTGGCTTGTTTCGCCATGGGCAGCATTACGCAAAGACCTGGCCTCTGGATAAACGTCTCGCTCCGGTATTTATCGAAAACCGCATTATTCGCGCAACCCGCTATGCGATTCGCATTATGCCGCCAGTCGCTATCTTCACACTGTGCTGGCAAATCGCCCTTGGCGGGCAATTAGGTCCAGCTGTCGCCACGGCACTGTTTGCGCTAAGCCTGCCGATGCAAGGTTTATGGTGGTTGGGGAAACGTTCAGTCACGCCACTGCCGCCATCGGTGCTGAATTGGTTTTATGAAGTTCGCGGTAAACTGCAGGAGGCGGGGCAGGCGCTGGCGCCGGTTGACGGCAAGCCCGATTATCAGGCTTTAGCTGACACGCTTAAGCGCGCCTTCAAACAACTGGATAAAACTTTCCTGGATGATTTGTAA
- a CDS encoding YfbU family protein, which produces MEMTNAQRLILSNQYKMMTMLDPDNAERYRRLQTIIERGYGLQMRELDREFGQLTEETCRTVIDIMEMYHALHVSWTNLKDSSGIDERRVTFLGFDVATEARYLGYVRFIVNIEGRYSHFDAGTHGFNSQTPMWEKYQRMLNAWHSCPRQYHLSSNEINQIINA; this is translated from the coding sequence ATGGAAATGACCAATGCGCAGCGTCTGATTCTGTCGAATCAGTACAAGATGATGACGATGCTCGACCCGGACAACGCTGAACGTTACCGTCGTCTACAGACCATCATTGAGCGTGGATATGGGTTGCAGATGCGCGAGCTGGACCGCGAATTTGGCCAGCTGACAGAGGAAACCTGCCGTACCGTCATTGATATCATGGAGATGTATCACGCATTGCATGTCTCCTGGACTAACCTCAAGGATTCCAGCGGAATCGACGAGCGTCGGGTGACTTTCCTTGGCTTTGACGTGGCGACTGAAGCCCGCTACCTCGGATATGTTCGCTTTATCGTTAACATTGAAGGGCGTTACAGCCATTTCGACGCCGGGACTCACGGCTTCAATTCTCAAACCCCGATGTGGGAAAAATACCAGCGTATGCTTAACGCCTGGCACTCTTGCCCGCGTCAGTATCATTTAAGCAGCAACGAAATTAATCAAATTATCAATGCCTGA